In Sphaerisporangium krabiense, the DNA window CTGTTGTGCTGGGGCGCCGGCTGGCTGGACAGTCACTGTCCCATGGGCGGCGGGGCGCACGTCATGGCCTGCTTCATCCACCCCACCTTGGGGTGGGTCTTCGAGGACTACATGCCCCGCCACACCTGATCCGCTGACCGGTGAGGCACGTGGACGATCGCCGTGCGAAGCGCCGCCGTCCGCACCGCCCGGCGTGGGCGGCGGTGGCGGTTGACAGGTTGGTTTCAGGTTCGGCTCATGGATTTTTGAGGTTGGGGGGCTGTGATGGGGGAGCCAAAGTCCCTCGGTTTCCCGACGGAGTCCACCTGTGACCGCGTTGCGCCGTGTCGTCGGCACCGCCGCCGTAGCCGCCACTCTGCTGACCTCCGGCTGCGGTGGTGGGGAGTCGCAGGCCACGACCGGAGCCCATCCTTCGCCCACTGGGTCCGGAGACGGGCGTGCGGCGTTCGTCGCGTGCATGAGGCAACACGGTGTGGAGGTTCCGTCCGGTCGTCCGGGAGGACGGCCGACGGCTCGGCCCAGCGGTTCCCCGTCCGTTCCGCCGAGCGGGGGGCCGAGGGACTTCGGCACCATGCCCTCCCAGTCCCCGCAGACGCGCCAGGCACTGGAGGCGTGCCGCTCGCTCATGCCGGGCGGGTTCGGCCAGGGGCGACGGCCGGGCGGGGGCATGGACGCCTCGGCGCTCCAGGCGTTCCGCACGTGCATGAAGGACAACGGGGCCGAGCTTCCCGAGAACGGCGGCATGCGGGGCCTGAAGACGGAGGACCCGGCCATCGCCAAGGCGCTGAAGAAGTGCCGCCCGCTGCTGCCCACCATGCCGCCCCGCGTGCCCGGCGGCACGGCCTCCCCGACCACGGGGGCCTGACCCGGACCGGCATGGGCCGGGAGGCTTGATCCGGTTGCGCCGCCGGCCCGGCGTATGTGTCGGCCGGTGTACGGCACCGGACACGGACGGCGCGGGCCCGGTGACCTAGGGTTTTCCACAGGTGGTGGATAGGTGGCGCTTCCTGGGGCATGACCGGTCGTATGGCAGGGAACGACGGCCTGCTCGCGGCCTTGGAGAACCTGCGACGCCTGCTCGATCACGACCTCTTCCCCCTGGAGATCGGGGACGTCGCCTCGCATCGCCGTGCGCTGAAGGAGCTCAGGGGCCAGCTCGACGACTACCTGCTCCCGCGCGTCGCCGCGATGGACGCGCCCCTGCTCGCCGTCGTCGGCGGCTCCACGGGCGCGGGCAAGTCGACGCTGGTCAACTCGCTGGCCTGCGCCGACGTCACCGAGCCCGGCGTGCTGCGCCCGACCACCCTGGCTCCCACGCTCGTCGCCAACCCCGCCGACGAGCCCTGGTTCGGCAGGCAGAACGTGCTGCCCGGCCTCGCCAGGACCACGGGCCGCGGCCGGGGCGAGCCGGGAACGCTGCGGGTGGTCACCGCCGAGACGCTCCCGCCGGGGCTCGCCCTGCTCGACGCGCCGGACATCGACTCGGTCGTCACGGCCAACCGCGAGATCGCCGCGCAACTGCTCGCCGCCGCCGACCTGTGGCTGTTCGTCACCACCGCCGCCCGGTACGCCGACGAGGTGCCGTGGGGCTTCCTGCGCAGCGCTCGCGAGCGCAGCACCGCCCTGGCGGTCGTCCTGGACCGCGTGCCGCCCGAGGCGCTGGAACCGGTCTTCGCGCACCTGACCCGGCTGCTCGGCGAGAACGGCCTGTCCGGCACGCCGCTGTTCAGCGTCCCCGAGGTGGCACTCCCCGAGGAGAACGCCCGCCTGCCCGAGCCGGCCGTCCGGGACGTGCGGGACTGGCTGGCCGGCATCGCCGCCGACGCCCACGCCCGCGCCCGGGTCGTGCGCCGTACGCTCGCGGGCGCGCTCGACAGCATCTCCATCCGCGTCCCGGCCCTCGCCGACGCGGCAGAGCGGCAGCGCGCCGGGCTCGCCGACCTGCATCGCATGGTCGGCAGCGCGTACGGGGCGGCCATGGCGACGTTCGACGACGGGATCCGCGACGGGTCGCTGCTGCGCGGCGAGGTGCTGGCCCGCTGGCAGGACTTCATCGGCACCGGCGACTTCATGCGTTCGCTGGAGTCGCGGATCGGCTGGCTGCGCGAACGCGTCGTCTCCGCGTTCACCGGGCGGCCCGCCCCCGACACGCGGCTCCGCGTCGCCCTGGAGACCGGGG includes these proteins:
- a CDS encoding ABC transporter, producing MAGNDGLLAALENLRRLLDHDLFPLEIGDVASHRRALKELRGQLDDYLLPRVAAMDAPLLAVVGGSTGAGKSTLVNSLACADVTEPGVLRPTTLAPTLVANPADEPWFGRQNVLPGLARTTGRGRGEPGTLRVVTAETLPPGLALLDAPDIDSVVTANREIAAQLLAAADLWLFVTTAARYADEVPWGFLRSARERSTALAVVLDRVPPEALEPVFAHLTRLLGENGLSGTPLFSVPEVALPEENARLPEPAVRDVRDWLAGIAADAHARARVVRRTLAGALDSISIRVPALADAAERQRAGLADLHRMVGSAYGAAMATFDDGIRDGSLLRGEVLARWQDFIGTGDFMRSLESRIGWLRERVVSAFTGRPAPDTRLRVALETGVEALIRSAADTAAERALEAWSGTPAGHDVLERAGVVSAGRLARASSALPERAAAAVRAWQGYVLDLVAEEGAERRTTARLASFSVNGAGLLLMLMVFASTGGLTGIELGIAGGTSVLSQKLLEAVFGDQAVRTLTQAARDDLRGRVRAVLDEDAARFTSLLEGAGPPEDVAPALRRAAQAVRDHRDEVEAPGAVGQADRSR